In Haematobia irritans isolate KBUSLIRL chromosome 1, ASM5000362v1, whole genome shotgun sequence, a genomic segment contains:
- the LOC142228850 gene encoding uncharacterized protein LOC142228850, with protein sequence MFSTVVHSDDELTKIEKFQHLRSSLSGPALDSIRSLEICDENYEKAIEILKKRFDNKRLNFQAHIRDIVSIANVEARSVSKLRHLSDTVNSHLRALFSMGTKEQIADCLLINIISRKLDIETQRKWEEQTPVNKIPTWNSMDIFLQKRCQTMENVECAELNRPIEQVGSNMYTNPNMRKRSLVVTSNTINYLVCNSQSHSIFKCPHFQSQTPYQRFKEAKRLGLCLNCLKKGHNAKSCLSSGCRTCSAKHNSLLHMEPLQAPQVQMQNSRPQLNQTHNNEHGMIEPNVSTSVQNNSNIPTNSTFVQNTSASNQSVHTNRCPTTILSS encoded by the coding sequence ATGTTTTCGACCGTGGTTCACAGCGATGATGAGttgacaaaaattgaaaaatttcagcATCTAAGGTCTAGCTTGTCTGGCCCAGCTTTGGATTCAATTCGCTCTTTGGAGATATGTgatgaaaattatgaaaaggctattgaaattttaaaaaagagaTTTGATAACAAGCGTTTAAATTTTCAGGCACATATTCGAGATATTGTGTCGATTGCTAACGTTGAGGCAAGATCAGTGTCAAAGTTGAGACACTTGAGTGACACGGTAAATTCACATTTACGGGCTTTATTTTCAATGGGTACCAAGGAACAGATTGCAGACTGCTTGCTAATAAATATCATTAGTCGCAAATTGGATATCGAGACACAACGTAAGTGGGAAGAGCAGACACCGGTTAATAAAATCCCGACATGGAATTCGATGGACATTTTCCTGCAGAAAAGATGTCAGACGATGGAGAATGTAGAATGTGCAGAATTGAATCGACCAATAGAGCAGGTGGGATCTAACATGTATACTAACCCTAATATGCGTAAAAGATCATTAGTAGTAACATCTAACACTATAAATTATTTGGTATGCAATTCTCAATCGCATTCGATATTTAAATGCCCACATTTTCAATCGCAAACACCATATCAGCGATTCAAAGAAGCAAAACGTCTAGGCTTATGTCTTAATTGCCTTAAAAAGGGCCACAATGCCAAATCTTGCCTCTCAAGTGGCTGCCGGACATGCTCGGCTAAACATAATAGTTTGCTACATATGGAACCTCTTCAAGCCCCACAAGTCCAAATGCAAAATAGCCGCCCACAACTTAATCAAACTCACAACAACGAACATGGTATGATTGAACCCAATGTATCTACATCTGTTCAAAATAACTCAAATATTCCCACAAATTCAACTTTTGTTCAAAATACGTCTGCCTCAAACCAATCGGTCCACACCAATCGGTGTCCAACAACAATTCTCAGTtcataa
- the LOC142228860 gene encoding uncharacterized protein LOC142228860: MRYFLPHHCVTKADSSTTKLRVVFDGSSKSSSGLSLNDILMCGPTIQSNLFDILLRFRSFNIALTGDIWKMYRCVKVSSEESFLQCILWKDNPSEALKIFKLDTVTYGTKSASFLSVRAMHQLAKDEKENYPLGSETVLRDFYVDDLITGGDSVDEVKSKLNQTSLLLAKGKFKIRKWCSSDMRVLEDIDNSEKESFLKFDDALT, translated from the exons ATGCGATATTTTTTACCTCATCACTGTGTGACCAAAGCTGACAGTAGTACAACAAAATTACGTGTTGTGTTCGACGGTTCTTCTAAATCATCATCTGGTCTCTCGCTCAATGATATTTTGATGTGCGGGCCAACCATTCAGTCAAACCTGTTTGATATTCTTTTGAGATTTCGATCATTCAACATTGCGCTTACTGGAGACATATGGAAAATGTATCGTTGCGTTAAAGTTTCATCTGAAGAAAGTTTTCTTCAATGCATTTTGTGGAAAGATAATCCATCAGAagctttaaaaatattcaagctTGATACCGTCACATATGGCACAAAATCTGCTTCGTTTTTGTCTGTTCGGGCTATGCACCAATTAGCAAAAGATGAAAAAGAGAACTATCCTCTTGGCTCAGAAACAGTTTTAAGAGATTTTTATGTCGATGACTTAATCACTGGTGGTGATTCGGTAGACGAAGTTAAGTCTAAATTAAATCAAACATCTTTACTGCTggctaaaggaaaatttaaaataagaaaatggtGTTCCAGTGACATGCGTGTACTTGAGGATATAGACAATAGCGAAAAGgaatcatttttaaaatttgatgacg CTCTAACATAA
- the LOC142228865 gene encoding uncharacterized protein LOC142228865, translating into MDIFCGDIFCWSDSTIVLSWIRDHSSNYQTFISNRISRIQSLTNSMQWKYVPMGQNPADLISRGTTAQNLATSRLWLNGPEFLIHPSNYWPEQPPALTNLPEKRKHALIATSTKISDLSLNCKFISSFGKVARVFAYISKFGNHNTKYRKGPLTTVDVKRGKELLIRMIQKSSFPVEYDTIIKNLQINSSSPLSSLNPFIDKFGLLRVGGRLENSLLSFESQHPIILKATH; encoded by the coding sequence atggacATATTTTGTGGAGATATATTTTGCTGGTCAGATTCGACAATTGTTTTGTCGTGGATTCGTGATCATTCGTCgaattatcaaacttttatctcaAATCGTATAAGTCGCATACAGTCGCTTACAAATTCTATGCAATGGAAATATGTTCCTATGGGCCAGAACCCGGCCGACTTAATATCAAGAGGAACAACTGCTCAAAATTTAGCTACGTCAAGATTATGGTTAAATGGGCCAGAATTTTTAATCCACCCATCAAATTATTGGCCAGAACAGCCACCAGCATtaactaatttgcctgaaaaacGTAAACACGCTTTGATTGCCACATCAACCAAGATTTCTGATTTATCCCTTAACTGTAAATTTATATCATCGTTTGGAAAagtagccagagtttttgcttatatttcaaaatttggtaatCATAATACAAAGTATCGAAAAGGTCCTTTAACTACTGTAGATGTCAAAAGAGGAAAAGAGTTGCTTATTCGTATGATTCAAAAAAGCAGTTTTCCTGTGGAATACGATACAATAATTAAAAACTTACAAATAAATTCATCAAGCCCGTTGTCATCATTAAATCCGTTTATTGATAAATTTGGCCTTTTGCGAGTAGGCGGTCGCCTCGAAAATTCATTATTAAGTTTTGAATCTCAACACCCAATCATACTAAAGGCCACGCATTAA
- the LOC142240387 gene encoding uncharacterized protein LOC142240387 gives MEGNMNYVDGYNPILNFRPTTCTDLAIAEDGGKKSRADEPSSSSLAQVREKIGSTEILCASSLLEASKGIPSLARNPAEKSNGSKIPDEDVSLNPGSEEYGRHKRNRTKDTNSTDVTVVKKPRKDQVRNLYNEDCIKVAIVDD, from the coding sequence ATGGAAGGTAATATGAACTATGTTGATGGTTATAACCCTATATTGAACTTTCGCCCAACCACTTGCACCGATTTAGCCATAGCTGAAGATGGAGGCAAGAAAAGTAGGGCAGATGAGCCAAGCTCGTCTTCCCTCGCCCAGGTTAGGGAAAAGATAGGCAGTACGGAGATATTGTGTGCGTCCAGCCtattagaggcctcgaaagGAATACCGAGCCTAGCTCGAAATCCCGCCGAGAAATCTAATGGTTCTAAAATTCCGGACGAGGATGTGTCACTAAACCCTGGCTCCGAGGAATATGGACGCCACAAGAGGAATAGAACGAAGGACACGAATTCTACAGATGTTACTGTGGTCAAAAAACCCCGGAAGGACCAAGTGAGGAATTTATACAACGAAGACTGTATAAAAGTGGCAATAGTAGATGACTAA